The following nucleotide sequence is from Diospyros lotus cultivar Yz01 chromosome 3, ASM1463336v1, whole genome shotgun sequence.
TCCCACCTTCTATTGGGCCTTCAGCCCTGATGCAACCCCCTTCTATGCCTGCATCCGTGGTTTGAACCAACTGAAGGGCACAGTGATGCATCATTTGTATTTTACTGGTGCTGCTGGTGGCTGTTCATTCACTTGCAGTGGATTGCCCTAGGATCTTAGCTGGTAAATGCCAAAATAAGGCCTCAAGGCTAGCACCCTTCTGCCCTCAATTTGCTGCACCTAGTGCAGCCTACCTATAGATGCATTTGACTGTTTTCTCTGCAACCTGTCTTCTCTTGCACCAACTCGTGTGTACGGACAACCGCTGTATGCCCTTGTCTTGCGCCCCCCATGGGGCTCCAATGGCCCCCTCATACTAGGTTGTCTTGCACCCTTGTGGTGACCCAACCCTACAAATGGTTTACTCCCCTAGGCTAGAGTAGTTTCTAAGATTCCATTTCAAACATCTTGACACATAATATGTAGGACACTTGCACGAGGATATCTGGGGTTTACACTTTTGCCCCCATGAATTATGAAGTTAGAATAGAACTTTGTAGCTGTGATTGTTTTAGTTCATTATCATAGTGAATTCAAGATGCGAAAATGCCATTTACAGTATACtgtctttatattttattgataagGCAGAATACTCTTAGGAACTTTGATTGTTTTGTCCACAATACAGGTTGTATTGAAGTGGTTGGTTGTCTAAGACGTGAGGAACTAACATGCTGGAAACAGGTGCCTGAAGGGGTGAGTGGCTGAAAAATCTTCCCTTTTGTTTCTCCATTTGTCAATGTGAGTGTGTTTTATGCAATCACCACAGAGAATTCTGCATTGCTTTTGAGTTGATCCAAGCCATTTTCTCATTACAGGTGAGGCTAGAAGGACTGACAAATTTTTGCTGGCTTTGTGAACAGCCACAGGTAAGTAGTTTCCATCGCTATGCATTTTCAGGTCTGCCTTTTTTACCCTGTAATTGATCTTGGAACGGTCTTGCTCATTGCAGAAATTGTTAGTACCAATTGAGATGCGAGGAAATCAAGGTGTTTATGACTTGGAAAGAAAGGTATTTAGAAAGCTAAAAGTTATTCTGTTTATCTACATGCACATGCAAGTCACTCATTTTTGCCCCTTCATTCTGTCCCAGTTATCCCAGGCTGCTGTGAGAGGTCTTGTTCCAGTTGAAAGTCCACtaccatttaaattcctgcttCCAAATCCACGAGATCCTTTTTCCTTGAAGCCAGGATCAATTTCTGTGCGCTTTCCTGAATCTGAGGCATCTGAAGTTGAGAAATCATCAAATCTTAGCGCAGCCATAGCAAGCGCAGTGGCAGCAACTACACAATTCTCCAAGAAGGATCACAAGTTTGAAACTAATTCCTTTCCAAGTAGAAATGTACAGAATTTTAATAGACCTTTTCAACCGAAGAACCACTCTGGTTTTGATCACAAGATGCCTGCCATTGAAGTGGCCACTCCGGTTTCTCATCTCAGTGAGTGCAGCAGTAGCCACAAACAACTTCCTTATGCTAAATTAAGCGACCATACTGGGGCTCCTAAGGTGTGTGACCTTTTCTCTACG
It contains:
- the LOC127796530 gene encoding uncharacterized protein LOC127796530, which produces MGSRSRSWRNPCLTMHQPWASLLVHGIKRIEGRSWPAPLRGRLWIHAASKVPDDATIKAMEDFYREIYAVDGITDLKFPEHYPVSRLLGCIEVVGCLRREELTCWKQVPEGVRLEGLTNFCWLCEQPQKLLVPIEMRGNQGVYDLERKLSQAAVRGLVPVESPLPFKFLLPNPRDPFSLKPGSISVRFPESEASEVEKSSNLSAAIASAVAATTQFSKKDHKFETNSFPSRNVQNFNRPFQPKNHSGFDHKMPAIEVATPVSHLSECSSSHKQLPYAKLSDHTGAPKIFAAAVRGLKHANSVDPAKNMQSR